One Euphorbia lathyris chromosome 1, ddEupLath1.1, whole genome shotgun sequence DNA segment encodes these proteins:
- the LOC136220197 gene encoding uncharacterized protein: MKLELWRQTLESRGFKLSRSKTEYLECKFSGRRSREAGTIILDGRVVQASDCFRYLGSIIQTDGEVDGDVAHRIKAGWSKWKSATGFLCDPGMPNRLKGKFYRTAIRPALLYDTECWAVKHCHIHKMSVAEMRMLRWMCGHTRKDRVRNEIIRTKVGVTSIENKMRENRLRWFGHVRRRALDAPVRRTEEWQRDVVVRGRGRPKQTWRRVIESDMSLLGIEENMVVDRTEWRERICVSDTT, encoded by the coding sequence atgaagttggaactatggaggcaaactctagaatctagaggctttaagttgagtcgaagtaagacagaatatttggagtgtaagtttagcggccgtaggagtagggaggcagggacaatcatcctagatgggagagttgttcaggcctcggattgcttccggtatttaggatctattatccaaacggatggagaagtagatggagatgttgctcataggattaaagctggttggtcgaagtggaagagtgctacgggtttcctttgtgatcccggcatgcctaatagattgaagggaaaattctaccggacggcaattagaccagcattgttatatgatacggagtgttgggcagtgaaacactgccacatccataagatgtcggtggcggagatgcgtatgttgagatggatgtgtggtcacacgagaaaggaccgggtgcgtaatgaaataattaggacaaaagtaggggtcacatctattgagaataaaatgagagaaaaccgactaaggtggtttggccatgtgagacgtagagcgcttgatgcgccggttaggagaaccgaagagtggcaaagggatgtagtggtgaggggtaggggaagacctaagcaaacttggaggagggtgatcgagagtgatatgagtttattgggaattgaggaaaatatggtagtggataggacggagtggagggagcgaatctgtgtctctgacacgacttga